CCTGGAAAATGTGAACACCAATCACCAGGGGGATGCTTATGCTGGTGAATCCCTTTTAAGGATGGAGGTTCACAAAAGACAAACTGCATTGTTGCTACAAAAATTTGAGAATTCTCATTTCTTTGCCAGGATTGCTGAGGCTGATGAGCCACTTTGGTCTAAACGAGCCTCTTCAGAAAAGTCCAACTCCATTGAACTAAATGGGCAAAGGATCTCATCATTTGATATTAAAGAGACTGCAAAAAAGGCATCTTCTATTAGTGCAGTTATTGATAGAGCAAATTTTGATGCAACTATTTCCAGTGGAGTGGCAAGAAATTCAGTCAAGTGTTGTGCCCTACCAAATGGAGATATAGTGGTACGTGTCATAAAATTTCGGTGGTTATGAATATGATTATTCAttctttttatctaaaatttgtttatgGATCATAAAGTTTGACATTCAGAAGAGTGCtacatttcatttaaatttgggGTTTGAGCCCTTATATAGTCTTTTGATTGCTTCAATTTTCATTTCCCTTGCATGCAACAAAAGCCAATGTATTTGACATCTAATTCATTTGTTCATGTTGTTTGTAAACTCACGTGacatcattttcttaaaatgtataaaatctTACTGCATCTGGACGATGTTGTGCTATGAGTTTATGGGTACCATCCAATTCATTTTATCTTGCTTGTGTTGATAAGGATTTGGGTATTATAGTTTGCCTAAGTCTCACGTCTAGTGTGCATGCCTGGAGAGTGTTTCAGAGTGACTTGGTTCTCGGCCACACCTCCTTCCCCCCAACAACTTGCTTTCAGGGGAGGGTTTCTTGAGTGCTTGGTTGCTTATCATTTGTAAAAATCATTTAGTAGAAGTGTAAAAAGTCTTACTGCATGTTGATAGTATTGTGCTGACTTTGTTGAATGATCTCTCTTgactgctttttttttttttctatgggGCATTTGGAGACAAATATTTCCTTGTGTAAGTTACTTGGGCTGTTGCGGATTATATTGATCTGTttaattatcatcattatttaGATTTCTGGAACATATCTTTTGTGTGTAGAGGTATTGTTTCACTCTTTCACTAGCTACTACTGGCCAGAACCTTGGTCTCTCATCTTCATTTTACTTAAGTATGTTTAATTTCAGATATATTTTAGTGGCATTTGCCTTGCCCGTATAGTACCTCAGatctttatgaaaattttgtcCTTTGATATCCTCCTTAAGTATGCCTGGCCATTCTCTTTTACCCAGCTTACTGATCTTATTCCATTTTCCTGTTTGGAAGGATCCAGGTTCTTTTACAGGTGAATGTTGGTGTTGACTTTCTTAAAGACCCTTGTATAGAAATTCTCCAATATGAAAAGTATCAGGAGAAAATATTGTCTCCTGAGAACCAGGACAAATCAGTTCGTACACATCGGGATCCCTGTGGAGCTCTATTGAAATGGATACTTCCTTTAGATAACTCTCTTCCCCCTCCTTCCCACCCATTATCTCCTCAGTTTACTTCAAGTTCAGGAATTAGTGGCGCCTCTCAGAGGTCCAATCTTTCATCATCATCTAGCTCTCAATTATTTTCCTTTGGTGGCCATTTTAGAAGTCAGTCCATGTCAGCAATACCCCAGAATACAACTCCACCAACAGCTCCTTTAAAAGCGGCTAGTTCTAAGCCAAACTTTGAAATTGAAGACTGGGATCAATTCTCATCTCagaaatttttgaagaaaaaaagtggaGTTGAAgaacttttatcttttagagGTGTCTCATTGGAGCGAGAAAGGTTTTCAGTTTGCTGTGGATTAGAAGGTATCTACACACCTGGAAGAAGGTGGAGAaggaaatttgaaataatacaaCCTGTAGAGATTCATTCCTTCGCAGCTGACTGCAACTCAGAGGATCTTCTGTGTGTTCGGATAAAGGTTTGAACTATAATGTCATTGAATCAAATTATCTGGCATATTTTCCCgtatttttgttgaatattaCTCGCTCATTCTTTTTTGGGGGCATTTATACTATTGACTATTTTCAGCTTCTGTTTTTATTGACATTTCATAAGTTGTTCCCCAGAATGTTGCTCCTGCACATGTTCCAGAAATTGTGATATTTATAGATGCCATAACAATAGTTTTCGAAGAGGCTACGAAAAGCGAACCACCATCATCATTGCCAATTGCGTGTATTGAAGCCGGAAATGACCATTCTTTACCAAATTTAGCCCTCAGGTTTTTcttaagtttcttatttttttgtattgttaTTTATCTATTAACATGCTGTAACAACCAGATTTAGTTGCATATGTTTATTTCCCGTGGCATTTAAGCCATCAATGAGCATGTGAAAGTCGCCTAAATTGCCTCTAGTTGTAGCATATTTAGAGATTATCTTAATTGCAATCTGGAATGGTGGTGGTTTAGTCACACATCAGCTagtaatatgattaaaataaagtatatatataagcgaaataaaaaactcattttgcatttcaataattttgtaggattgagttatACCTTAGATACAACTTTTAAGATGGAATCAAAATATTTCCTATATCCATTGTTCAGCCACCTTCATTTTTGCCTTGTTTGGCTTGAAGTCTTGGACGTAAGGTACAGTATTGGAAAGTTACCTTCACATCTTTCCTAGCCAGTTTTAGTTGCAGCCTCTTTGGAAGTTGCCTTATTGCAACCTCAAGGGTTGTGATTTGGTTGCACATTAGCTACTGGTATTGCTGaaatatttgacatataaaaATGTTGTGTTAATCTCACCTTAGAAATCAGATTTTGTGGAGTTCAGTTTAATCCTTGAATCCAACTGTCCATAATCAGTAAATAAAGAAAGTACTATATCCATTTAGATTCCtctaagatattttattatttacagttttattgtttaatctataatctataactatatataaaagggTTATGATGTTTTAGTGTACACATTTTGTATATCCCATTTTATTCCTATAACTACCCAGTGATTATTTGTTACCCAAAATCTTACACTTTCTAGAAGTACCACACACTATTGTTTAACTCCATTAGAGCtccttttgttttcatttatttttaaaaaaatacaaagaagcCAGACGTGCCACTTTTTCCTTAGTATCATGAATGTTTCTtattgatgtggaaaaaggCCTTAAACTTTCTAATCCTATGAAGGTTTAGGAATGGGAGGAGAATCTTTCTTTTGAAGAGCAGAAATGCAAAATTTCATAATAACCTTTGAGTTTTGTTTAAAAGATCTTAATCTGTAGAAACTCGTGCTAAATGTGCCCCTggttatttatttacattacaTATGCGTGGGGGGAGATGTTGTTTCAAAAGGCCGTACTTGTGTGTGGGGGGTTCAATATGCAATTGAGAACACTGATGTTAATGGTGATGGAAAGGCCTTAAATTTTCTTCAGTACCATATTGGCTTTGGAAAGGAAGGAGAATCTTGCTTATGGCAGTATGGTGAAAGTAAGGGTGACATATCTGTGacctttgaattttattaaaaagtgtaATAGCAATTCTCCAATATATctatttatgattttgatactaatgTGTATGCCACTACTAtagttgaatttattatttcatatttgacCAACTGAATAGTGAAGTGGAGGACATGGAAATAATATGTTAGAAAGTAAAAGGCTATGAGGAGGATAATATTGGGAAATCTTCTAATGTTTATGCGTAGAATACAGTTCCCTTCCCTCGTCGAGATTTGGGGGAACTgcttttttaacttttggacAAGGAAACGATTGGATCCTGCCAATTCATTACCGTTGCTTCCCCTCCTCTGACATATATGAGTTTGTATCTTGTTGAGTATAAATCAATCTGATTAACtgttaaagaataaaagaaggTGCTTAATGGTAAATATGGTCAGAGAAATTCAAAATTTGGTATATCCTTTATGTAGTTAACTCCGATCATCACCATCTAACTAGAAGTTTCTGATTATAGGAGAGGTGAAGAGCATTCTTTCATCCTTAAACCTGCAACTTCTATGTGGAAAAATGTTAAGACACAAGAAGAAGGCTCTCAGTTTCCAAAGTTGCAATCTCCAAGTTCGGAATCAAAATCAAGTCTTTCCTCCAAGAGTCCTGATAGAACAAAGATCGTGTCAACTGACAATCAGTATGCCATTATGGTGTCATGCCGATGCAATTATACAAGTAAGTTTTTTTGCCCCCTCGGTTTGTTGGTGTATTACTATTATCTAATATTTGCTGAGTTGTTAATTGGTTGTTTTCCCCTTGATTTAATGCTTAACGTAGCATCAAGATTATTCTTTAAGCAAGCAACCAGTTGGCGACCTCGAACATCAAGGGATATTATAATCTCTGTTGCATCCGAGATTTCAGGAGAGTCTCCTGGACCATATGAAAGAAATTCTCAACTTCCTGTGCAGGTCAATATATGTTTTAACTATTGACTGTCTTGAGTTTGGACTTGCATTTGGAGCTCgtatttagtttgttttgaatatttatcCTACTAAAATTACAGTTTGATTAGCTTCATAGTTTCTCTTTTATCAGGTTTTAACTCTTCAAGCTTCGAATTTGACATCTGAAGATCTAACGTTGACAGTTCTCGCTCCAGCCTCATTCACTTCACCCCCTTCAGTTGTCTCTCTGAGTTCACCCACTAGTCCAAATAGTCCTTTTATTGGTTTCACAGAGTTTTTAGGAAGGATAAATGTGGAAAGACATGTCGGTACCACTCAGGGGGGGAGCTTTACTTCTGCTTTAAAAGAAAACGACAAACAAGATGATGTCAGACCTCAGTCAGTTTCAATGAATGATGATGTCATCCCTAGTGCTGGCCTAAGTTGTACACATCTTTGGCTGCACAGTAGAGTTCCACTTGGGTAATATCTCGGCTCTCATTTTTATTATGACTTTGTTAAAGCTaacactaattaatataaaaccgTGTATTGGCTACTTCAGATGTATCCCATCTCAGTCAACAGCCACCATTAAGCTTGAACTGCTTCCGTTGACAGATGGCATAATTACACTTGACTCTTTGCAAATTGATGTCATGGAAAAAGGTAAAGATCACGAGACTTTCCCTTCTTAATCCTTGACTCAGAACAAGAATTACCATGTATTGGATTTATGAGAAGATGAACTGCCTAAAAGTCTGCTAATTCTCTAACTGTCATGATTTTTTTGAAGGACCATTCAATGAGCATAACGTAAAATTCAAACTTGGGCCAAACAATATTAGTCATtcattttataagattttattttggcATCCCCTAGgtatgatgatatttttgtgCCAGACGGTCATTGGGTCCTTTTTGTAAGTTGGTTGTTCTGGTTGGGACTAGTCATTAATTTCTTGGTTTTCTCGATGATCATGTTAGGTATTTGTTGATGCAAAGATATGATCTACAAGTATTTGTTATGAAGTTTGGTTGATTTTGTGCATTGTTTCATTCTTCATAAGAAAAAGTTTCCCTGTTCTCCATATAGTGTTAATCGAGatgcaaaatgaaaattatgatATTGCTCAGGTTCTTACGTGTTTACATTATGGGCTGAACAGGTGTTACGTACATCCCTGAGCGGTCTCTAAAGATAAATGCAACATCCAGCATTTCCAAGGGGATTAGTTAAGATGGACTGAGGCTGGTTGCATATTTCATTATTCATGTTATCCAGTGCAGTGGAAGCAAATACGGACGATTTGTTTGCCTGGATTTAGAATCGTTCTTCCAACATACTCTCAGTTGCACGAAGGTATCTCTTCCTTTCGTTATCGTAGCATTGTGATGGAGTTGGCGTGTTAATTTGTCCAGAAATAGCGGTTCACTTTGTATTGTAAAAACCACGAGCTTAAAATAGATTATTGTTACATACCCCTTTTAGGGGAAGATTGTAATCTTTATAGATAGATCGATTTTTTTGTGAAGATGTACTTATCTCTGACTCTTCGAACTGAAAGCATTCATGGCTGTAGGCAGCTGCAATTCAGTGCGTTTCATTTTATCATCACTGGAAGCCTTGTATTCATCATGACTTTAACtttgaactttttatttttgaaaaattattacaCATGGTTTGATGTGATTGCATCTAAGTCGTGTCAAGTGGCCTTTGAAATTGCTTTGCGTATTTATAGggaatgttttaatattatttcctGGACCTGCCAAATATGCTTTTTTGTGGATAACCTCTAGCACTTCTTTCTCGTTGTTGGGGGACATAGACAAAGAAATCTTGTCTGAGTATGTGAACCATAACTATGAGTTCCTTCCATGCTAATGAATCTTTTTCTAACTTGTAATTTATTTCAAGGAATGCTGTaatctataatttattaaatgacgAGGAGTGTTAGCAGTAATCTTTCAATAGCATAGGtttataaattagaaagtgagatttgaatatttttaagcTAAATTAGAAATTGCGAATGTACATTTTGAAATGAATACGCAAGCTTGTAATACTCGGTTTTGACCAATGAACTACCGCAACTTTTAGTGAATGCATGATTAGGTAATGTTATATACACTTTATCACCCTCTACCCCCTACTCTCTAATAATcctaaatatacaaaaatttccCTACccaatgtcaaaatataaactGGACTTTACGTTTTCagattttaatttgaaatctatttttaaaatattaatttaaactaattaattgattatataatatgattacataaaattattttatggattaaataaaatcattttattattaatgaataagattatggaagaaaatataaattatgtaatgttagcattattcaaatatttggtTAACTAATATATATCACTATTgctaataatttatgaatttcaaaaaattaacaaattaaattttattaattaatattcacAATTAGTCTTactgattaaattttattaatattcacAATTAGTcttactaattaaattttattcgaatgttatcaaatttaaagtttagtgtaataattaaaatattcataatatatagTTCAATATAAGTTAACATTGAAAGTTattaacaaaattgattttgattaaaatattattatattcttattaaaaaaacttttaaatattagtgATTTTTtggtaattattattattattagtatcattattaattattgatttaaaatattaaagtaaatttatttttattataaaattatatgtataaattattattaaaagtatagttttagttatattaataGAAGTAAATTTAGTAATTTATTACGAAAGTGAAAGATGTTTtggttaataattaaaacatggaTGTAAAAAGCAAAACTGAagagaaaatagataataaagTATTAGATCGACACATGTTGAAGCATACATACATCAAAATGAATCTGGCATACCCTTTTTGTACCTGAAAGCATCATCGTATAATACTTAATTATTTCTCTGATTCGTCATAGTAGTAAAAGTTGTCCAAATCTTTGCTGGTCTCCTGACCATTTGGCTACATCATCATCAATTTTTGACATGGAAATGGAGAAGTGCATGATATGAATAGAAACTAGAACATGTAAcaaaattctttcaaatcataGACACAATTCAATGTTAACAGAGACATCAAAGATTAGTGAAGTTGGAATGGAGACAAATCATGGAAATATACTATCAAACATGCATATAagttactataaaaataaaaatagtattgtAGGAGAAGATATGTAAATTTCTATGagcaattttgaaaagttaaaacatTATTATGTGCCCTACGGAGGGTGATTAAATAGAGTGACTACAAGAGAAAATTTAAGCCGCCAAAGGGTGATAATTGGGATTATAACTTGCATTTTATGGGGATAATATGAAGAAACAGTGTATCATTTgtgaaaaaatagtaaaaaaagttAACCATTATTAATATTCACAACTATGTGTACGTTCCACAAGAACACTTTTTCCGGTTTAGATTATTACAATTGAATAGTAAAGGAAATAACATGTGTAGGTGTATATGTAGATGAAAATTGTTTGAATAATATGAAACCATAAGAATGGAGTTATTTTTAGTAATAGTGTACAAGATTGAAGAAAGTGTTTATTTGAACACAATTAAAGGTTTGGGCATGGCTAACACATAAAATCCTAAAGACAAAGTTCACATATTCCGGCTGTTGTATGAGCTTAGTATGATGCTTGAGATCTGTATAATAGTAAACATTAAGTGTAggcacaaaacaaaaaacataggAGGAGATACAAATTGTGGTAGGAATTGTGTTTATTACATTTGAGTTCAATGTGTTTTAGTATTTGTGTTGATATTATATAGAAGGTATGGTGAGGTAGTACAAGAAAGGATACTAAAGGATCAAAGGGTTGCActtcttttttatcataagttaTGCAATCAATGACAAGAGTCACCATTATAATGGCATTTTCACCCACCTACAATATACAATATATACTGATATTTTTTGCTTATTGGATTACAACTTCCAAGTATACTTTAAGATGATTTTTTGTTCTAAACTAGTGTATTCATAAGATCTAATATCCATACTATTCatattgttgttttgttttggtggGGTAAATCTTATGGAATGTATGGGATATAACCTTTCTACATACTCTAACTTTGCATGAGTTAGAGCACCCTAatgttctattattttataaatttttattttcattgataaaaaaatatcatcaattttaacattatctcAAAGTtctaaagagaaaaaggaagagagatTCACACTCTctatataatgataataactaTGAAAAATCTCAATTGAGTCTTAATTAAGTATTTAGTTTACCTCccacttatatttataaatttattaaaacatgaatatatatatatatatatatatatatatatatatataacaaattatgttgaatataatcatgtattatattttaaagagaTATTTCATAACACATTAGAAGTATTTGGTTGTCAATACGAACGGACCTGTGAAAACATTGTCTCAcatttaatccaaaaaaaaaagacaagctaattcatttcataaaaaatgttgaCTAATTTTTCGCTCATAACATTTAACCCACGAGCTCAAAAATTATCTTGTATAAgaattgtttattttagtttatttttattttaaattaacaaacatAATGAATTGTatccaaagaagaagaaaaaaaagtagtttaaagtaatcattaaaataaaataacaattatactttttaaatctttatttttccaATTGTGGCTATaaagatctttttttttttttgaaattttaaacattactaATCATAATAGTTAGATTCATGCATTTATTTGAATACTTAatcaataacttttatatttatgtacCCCTAATAATTACAAATCACTCTTATTACATGATGGATTATTTGTCTTTACATTAAAAGCGTAtaatttgttttacaatttaaatttatgaaggttatataaataattgctgaGGGACGTATCAAAGGAGACTAACTAATTCAAAACCTCAGTTTACTTtgtactttttttcttataggTATGAGGACCAACAGACTCACAATGCTAAAGTAATATTATTCttcaattattgtatttatttttcacaaaaacttATTCTGTAAAGTTTCCCTTCTTTATGAGTTTCTTCTCCGAAAGTTTAATACAatattgtgtatatatatatatatatatatatataacaatggAGTTGAATTGGGAATCACTCAATTAATCATTATTCGAATCAAATAATACTTACGATATCAACtacaattattttcatcatatataataaaatttatatttttgtgacaAAGACATCTTTCATCAAGGAGAATTATCTATAACCTTTTTAAATGTTGCAAAACAAGTCACGAAATACATGATAAGACTATTTTGACACTCCACTCAAGGGAAAGGGCAAGGATCAAATACACACAATCAAAGTATGAAAAAACTATTAGGACCTTCTCAAGAAATTAGCAACAAAAAATTGGATTAGTGATAAATTTTAAGTCTcctttatttgaatttgaaaataggATATCAATTTAGAGAACATTAcaggtttttttttatataaacactTAATGTTTACGTGTAAGTCTATATTAATAATCTTTATACTTTCACAAGACAAGTTTAgacattaaattttaagttattttttgaaaaagttccTGAGGATACTCGATAATGCAATACTCTGTCCTTCAATGTTAGTATTTAGGAATTTATGCATTACTCATTCATATCACTAACTGAAGGAGTATTCCACTTCTATTCTGCTCTATCATTTCAGTTTTATTCTAATTGTTCTATCCGTAAATCTTATCTTTAGTATTTAGTAACTTTAGTAATCATTATTCAACTCATTAACTCAAGTAAGgtactttttatttcttttctagtctatcttttcatttttgttctaatagtGTTTTTGTTGTCATTTATATTTAAGGTTCATAACAAGCTAGGATATATCAACTATATGGCTCATATTCTTTGTGGAATGTTTATCCAATCAAATCAACATATAAATACTTTGGTGGAAATACTTTGGTTTTAATTGTAGGGAAGTCATATTTAATTGGAAGATCTAAAGAGACCTAAAAAATCCACTCATGCTGGCTCAAAGCCACACCACGAATCCAAATGAGTGTCCCTTAATGACTGAAGTTTTGATAACTTTAAAGCCTCTCCCCATCCTTAAGGACATTGGATACTTCATCATCTAATTGGTCATTTTGTgtagaaaataatttcactaaGTCCACCATTATAATATGACCAACTATTATGCTGTGTATTACATGTCTTTTTAGAGCTTACAGAAGGTATGGATAGTTCATACTTTTCATCAGTTCGTGAAATATATCCCCACAAAAACCATTAGTATCATACATTTTAAGGTACATAGcagaaaaaaattgatgtttGCTAAGAGACAAACACATGGTCTTAGAAAAGAGGAAGATGAACAACATAATCAATACACAAATTTACACATCTGACCTACAAAGAATTATTACACATATTACTATTTTACTAACAGGTATTTTACAAACAGATAAAAACAagtttgattaatttctttGTGGAAAATAGACCTTAAGCACTTATACACAAACTCAAAAGACAGCAATAATATTCAATTAACTAACCGTAAGCAAAAGTGATCAGATTTACAACATTTAACAAAGAAGCAGACAAAAGGGAAGCAGAGATGAACTTCACTATACAATGCATACGTATAACATAGGAAAAGAAACAGAAATATTGAGTTCCATTTACAGACAAGCAAAGGCACAAGAAACATATCACTCAATGCTCTGATTTAACCCTCACATCTCCATTTGGTAGTGCACTTTGAGCTTGTGCCAGACGTTTCAACTCCTGCATGATGTAATAAGGCCAAAATTTATGTAACGAACAAAGATACATAATTCTTGAATTCACTATACCTGCTTAGCACTTTCAAAATTTAGCAATATAAATAGTCTCTTCATGCTTCTATTTACTATAGTCCTATTAAATTAACCATGTAATATACAGTGGAAAATGTGCAGTAAAGTCAACCCCAAGATTCTTTAAATTTAGTGGGATTGGTTAATTTTAAGAATCATAATTGAACAGGAACACACCAATGACATAGCAAGGTCATTTTAAATCTCTGTTcctcaatgaaataaaaaaccaaaaccaaataaGGAATACTTACAGCAGCTGCGGCAGCACGACTCTCTCTAAAAGTTTCAACCTCATCAGGAAAGTTCTGCTCCAATTCCTCTAAAAGATGTTTGCGCAAACTCTGCCCAAACAGAAATGCTAGGTCAGACTAAAGCTGCTTATTAAATACATAGGGAGACAAAGCTGCAAACAGAAAGAAATTTACATGTAACgaaaataaagaataagaatAGACCTTTAAGGCATCAGTTTTTCCTTTGGTAATCTGATTCTTTGCAATACAGCTGTTTATAACATCTTTGGTAAATTCATCTGGATTCTTTCCATCATCAATTAGACTGTAGCCGAAAATTCAACtcatgagaaaaattaaaaaagataacttATATTAGGTCAAAAGAAAACTATATGAGCACATACAAAGGTAAATCACTCACTTAACAACCTCCATGGGAACCTGAATGTTGCATTTCTCTGCCAATTTAACCATGTTGTCAAGTTCTACAACAAGGCCATTACTGAGAtgtttaaagtaaaatatgatCAACTTTGAACATGAAGCAAAAgcaaaacaaagagaaaaaagcATTACAGGAAAAGGATCAGAATAAAATACATGCGCTGGAGTAGAGGCATTTGAAAGGCAGCATTGAAGGTAGAAACTGTGAGGTAAAGCTGATGAATAAGGCCCAAGGTTTTCTGAATTGAGTTGCTGACCTGGTTCAGCTTCTGCATAGAATCATCAGCTCCTGCTGCAGAAGCTGTCATATCATTAGTTTGAGAAATCAATGTCCCATTTCCACCACTTCCACCATTTCCCCCCAGAGCTGTGCTTTGTGATGAATCCATGTGTATTTTcctataaacaaaatatttattaaaaaaattcaatccaaaataaataattaagcatttttcttaaaagtaaatCACATGGTGTTACTGCACagatttaaaaaactaaaatcatgcATAAGGTTCTTCTAATATAAGAATAAGACCATTGGCAAATCAtaccatcatcaacaacatgaaCTAAAGGAAAATGTTCTAGTAAAGTTGGACATGATATATTAGTCTTGGACAAAATCTCCAATTGACAGccacaaacttttcaaaatatcaaaaccCTCATCATCGGTCAAAACATGTTATATTCAGTTCATATGTGACATAGAGTTACACTTGCATCCCTTTGcagttttcatttctttctcttaGAGTGGCAATCGCAACACAAACAAGGAATGTTGTTGAATAACCATTATGGCGCAACCATAACACTAACATGAAAATT
This genomic stretch from Vigna radiata var. radiata cultivar VC1973A chromosome 7, Vradiata_ver6, whole genome shotgun sequence harbors:
- the LOC106768600 gene encoding uncharacterized protein LOC106768600; its protein translation is MNFLMRTTTHVYSDREKPSSTTAPSPTKTPPPSTPEPRSDSVSSLESLIAEDPYLQVGRFDGEVDGENGALRFTSKNDASVLAKHLDVSQEEGWITIPYKELPEDWNHVSDMQFFRSLDRSFLFPGEQVQIIACLSACKQDMEIITPFKVAAVMSKSGMSQSHDKENGNIENRDDLVSREEQLNPSREEQKDLENVNTNHQGDAYAGESLLRMEVHKRQTALLLQKFENSHFFARIAEADEPLWSKRASSEKSNSIELNGQRISSFDIKETAKKASSISAVIDRANFDATISSGVARNSVKCCALPNGDIVVLLQVNVGVDFLKDPCIEILQYEKYQEKILSPENQDKSVRTHRDPCGALLKWILPLDNSLPPPSHPLSPQFTSSSGISGASQRSNLSSSSSSQLFSFGGHFRSQSMSAIPQNTTPPTAPLKAASSKPNFEIEDWDQFSSQKFLKKKSGVEELLSFRGVSLERERFSVCCGLEGIYTPGRRWRRKFEIIQPVEIHSFAADCNSEDLLCVRIKNVAPAHVPEIVIFIDAITIVFEEATKSEPPSSLPIACIEAGNDHSLPNLALRRGEEHSFILKPATSMWKNVKTQEEGSQFPKLQSPSSESKSSLSSKSPDRTKIVSTDNQYAIMVSCRCNYTTSRLFFKQATSWRPRTSRDIIISVASEISGESPGPYERNSQLPVQVLTLQASNLTSEDLTLTVLAPASFTSPPSVVSLSSPTSPNSPFIGFTEFLGRINVERHVGTTQGGSFTSALKENDKQDDVRPQSVSMNDDVIPSAGLSCTHLWLHSRVPLGCIPSQSTATIKLELLPLTDGIITLDSLQIDVMEKGVTYIPERSLKINATSSISKGIS
- the LOC106767264 gene encoding mediator of RNA polymerase II transcription subunit 10b, which produces MDSSQSTALGGNGGSGGNGTLISQTNDMTASAAGADDSMQKLNQVSNSIQKTLGLIHQLYLTVSTFNAAFQMPLLQRINGLVVELDNMVKLAEKCNIQVPMEVVNLIDDGKNPDEFTKDVINSCIAKNQITKGKTDALKSLRKHLLEELEQNFPDEVETFRESRAAAAAELKRLAQAQSALPNGDVRVKSEH